One Candidatus Nanosynbacter featherlites genomic region harbors:
- a CDS encoding CPBP family intramembrane glutamic endopeptidase: MISQNYSHKHKSKKLVQLKKNWLWCLILPVWAYASFMVSGLLVSLVVWLLVQAGVPLKSVPSVLLTTGVSVVVWIITVVMVTMVPYWLFRRKSSIKDLGVTGKPAWLDLVIPVPTFAAYFICSIMMAALAVTFLNVDFKQTQQLPFDTTTLYSQAQYAMIFFTLVVLAPLAEELLFRGYLYTKLRKTTSVKVSVIITSLTFGLAHLAIGSENLQWNVVLDTFVLSIFSCLLREYTGAVWASVVLHAIKNSLAFYLLFINPITIHSTVGILFT, from the coding sequence ATGATATCGCAAAATTATTCTCATAAGCATAAGAGCAAAAAATTAGTACAGCTCAAAAAGAACTGGCTGTGGTGCTTGATTTTGCCTGTTTGGGCGTACGCATCGTTCATGGTGTCAGGTCTACTGGTTTCGTTGGTAGTGTGGTTGTTGGTGCAGGCGGGTGTGCCGCTCAAGAGTGTACCGTCGGTTTTGTTGACAACTGGTGTTTCGGTGGTCGTGTGGATAATCACGGTAGTTATGGTCACTATGGTGCCGTATTGGCTATTTAGGCGTAAGTCGAGCATCAAAGACCTTGGTGTCACTGGTAAACCAGCATGGCTGGACCTGGTTATACCCGTACCGACTTTTGCTGCGTATTTTATTTGTTCCATCATGATGGCGGCATTGGCAGTAACGTTTTTGAATGTTGATTTTAAGCAAACACAACAGTTGCCTTTTGATACGACAACATTGTATTCACAGGCTCAGTACGCCATGATCTTTTTCACACTGGTGGTATTGGCGCCCTTGGCAGAGGAGCTGCTATTTCGCGGGTACCTATACACGAAATTGCGCAAGACAACCTCAGTAAAAGTCTCGGTCATCATCACCAGTCTCACGTTCGGTTTGGCGCATTTGGCAATTGGCAGTGAAAACTTGCAGTGGAATGTCGTACTAGACACCTTTGTGCTCAGCATATTTTCGTGTTTGTTACGGGAATACACTGGGGCGGTTTGGGCAAGTGTAGTGCTGCACGCCATCAAAAACAGTTTGGCGTTTTATCTGTTGTTTATCAATCCAATTACTATTCACAGTACTGTTGGAATATTATTTACGTAA